The following proteins come from a genomic window of Achromobacter sp. AONIH1:
- a CDS encoding aspartate aminotransferase family protein codes for MSADSMLALNTYDPASAAVADPTIRGLIERRQRIFGAAVPLFYEDPVHITRAEGVWLYDHEGRAYLDAYNNVPSIGHCHPRVVDAVARQAAQLNTHTRYLSEVVYAYAERLLATFPEALSNLLFTSSGTESVDLALRMARYHTGGAGFIVTRFAYHGHSTAVAEITPAFGPGVPLGVHVRTVPAPPPGRSGEDVSLAFAAGIEQAIADLRRHGIRFAGAIFDSIFSSDGLYADPPGFLRAAAETVRRHGGVYIADEVQPGFGRTGAGMWGFSRHGITPDLVVMGKPMGNGMPIAAVVARPELMASFSERSGYFNTFGGNTVCCAAASAVLDVLRDERLIERSAQVGQYLKDGFERLQRADARIGDVRGAGLYLGVEIVDQAGAPDTREALRLVNGLRQRRILVSTCAAAGNVLKIRPPLPFSTEHCDLLLDAAGQLLAAG; via the coding sequence ATGTCCGCTGACAGCATGCTCGCGCTGAACACCTACGACCCCGCCTCGGCGGCCGTCGCCGACCCGACCATCCGAGGCCTGATCGAACGCCGCCAGCGGATCTTCGGCGCCGCGGTGCCGCTGTTCTATGAAGATCCGGTCCACATCACGCGCGCCGAGGGCGTCTGGCTGTACGACCATGAAGGCCGCGCCTACCTGGACGCCTACAACAACGTGCCCTCGATCGGACACTGCCATCCGCGCGTCGTCGACGCCGTGGCGCGCCAGGCCGCGCAGTTGAACACGCACACGCGCTACCTGTCCGAGGTGGTCTACGCCTATGCCGAAAGGCTGCTGGCGACCTTTCCCGAGGCCCTGTCCAACCTGCTCTTCACCAGCAGCGGCACCGAAAGCGTGGACCTGGCCCTGCGCATGGCGCGCTATCACACGGGCGGCGCCGGCTTCATCGTGACGCGCTTCGCCTATCACGGCCATTCCACCGCCGTGGCCGAGATCACGCCCGCCTTCGGCCCCGGCGTGCCGCTGGGCGTCCATGTGCGCACGGTGCCCGCGCCCCCGCCGGGTCGAAGCGGCGAGGACGTATCCCTGGCCTTCGCCGCCGGCATCGAGCAGGCCATCGCCGACCTGCGCCGGCACGGCATCCGCTTCGCCGGCGCGATCTTCGATTCGATCTTTTCCAGCGACGGGCTGTACGCCGACCCGCCCGGCTTCCTGCGCGCGGCGGCCGAGACCGTGCGGCGCCATGGCGGCGTCTACATCGCCGACGAGGTGCAGCCAGGCTTCGGCCGCACCGGCGCCGGCATGTGGGGCTTCAGTCGCCACGGCATCACGCCCGACCTGGTGGTGATGGGCAAGCCCATGGGCAACGGCATGCCGATAGCGGCCGTGGTCGCGCGGCCCGAGCTGATGGCCTCGTTCTCCGAGCGCTCGGGCTACTTCAACACCTTCGGCGGCAACACGGTCTGCTGCGCCGCCGCCTCGGCGGTGCTGGACGTGCTCCGCGACGAGCGGCTGATCGAGCGTTCCGCCCAGGTCGGCCAGTATTTGAAGGACGGCTTCGAACGCCTGCAACGCGCCGACGCGCGCATTGGCGACGTGCGCGGCGCGGGCCTGTACCTGGGCGTCGAGATCGTCGATCAGGCGGGCGCGCCCGACACGCGCGAGGCGCTGCGCCTGGTGAACGGCCTGCGCCAGCGCCGCATCCTGGTCAGCACCTGCGCCGCCGCCGGCAATGTGCTGAAGATCCGTCCGCCCCTGCCGTTTTCGACCGAGCATTGCGACCTGCTGCTGGACGCGGCCGGACAACTGCTGGCCGCCGGCTGA
- a CDS encoding AraC family transcriptional regulator gives MRDTSPRLRATPAARSQASSILSAAATGLVSFILLEGGDPDRVLGLAGVSATALGQPASSLGLDLYCRVMEQAAADTCNGNFGLRYGQQYEPGQLGLLGYVALASPTVGAAFENIGGLFHHHQQRSILRVVRQPELSRIEYQILDRSIAARRQDAELSLGMFFNILRHALGSRWSPEAVLFEHARPESWPEHERSFGAPALFAQPCNAIVLPTRQLDAPMPGADAHLLALLRHNLAQLGLAGMPGESLVERAAAAIRRQLADGEPSLDDVARALNIPNWTLQRRLRNHGCTYQELLLEVRRELALNYLKDREIQISELAFLLGYSEISAFSRAFHRWLGMSPSEWRRGYLEAGGEA, from the coding sequence ATGCGTGACACGTCCCCGCGCTTGCGCGCCACGCCCGCGGCGCGGTCGCAGGCGTCGAGCATCCTCTCGGCGGCCGCGACCGGTCTGGTGAGCTTCATCCTGCTCGAGGGCGGCGATCCGGACCGCGTGCTCGGGCTGGCCGGCGTGAGCGCCACGGCGCTGGGGCAGCCCGCCAGCAGCCTCGGACTCGACCTATATTGCCGGGTCATGGAGCAGGCGGCGGCCGATACCTGCAACGGCAACTTCGGCCTGCGTTACGGACAGCAGTACGAGCCGGGCCAGCTGGGTCTGCTGGGCTATGTCGCGCTGGCCTCGCCGACGGTGGGTGCGGCCTTCGAGAACATCGGCGGATTGTTCCATCATCACCAGCAGCGTTCCATCCTGCGCGTGGTGCGCCAGCCTGAGCTGAGCCGCATCGAATATCAGATCCTGGATCGCAGCATCGCCGCGCGACGCCAGGACGCCGAGCTGTCGCTGGGCATGTTCTTCAACATTCTGCGCCACGCGCTGGGCAGCCGCTGGTCGCCCGAGGCCGTGCTGTTCGAGCATGCGCGTCCGGAGTCCTGGCCCGAGCACGAGCGCAGCTTCGGCGCGCCGGCGCTGTTCGCGCAGCCCTGCAACGCCATCGTGCTGCCGACGCGGCAGCTGGACGCGCCCATGCCCGGCGCCGACGCCCATCTGCTGGCGCTGCTGCGGCACAACCTGGCTCAGCTGGGGCTGGCGGGCATGCCGGGCGAATCGCTGGTCGAGCGCGCCGCCGCCGCCATCCGCCGCCAGCTGGCCGACGGCGAGCCTTCGCTCGACGATGTGGCGCGGGCGCTGAACATCCCGAACTGGACGCTGCAGCGGCGCCTGCGCAACCACGGCTGCACCTATCAGGAGCTGCTGCTGGAGGTGCGCCGCGAGCTGGCGCTCAACTATCTGAAGGATCGCGAGATCCAGATTTCCGAACTGGCTTTCCTGCTCGGTTATTCCGAGATCAGCGCGTTTTCCCGCGCCTTTCACCGCTGGCTGGGCATGTCGCCCAGCGAGTGGCGGCGCGGCTACCTGGAGGCGGGCGGAGAGGCATAG
- a CDS encoding sodium:solute symporter: MNGSTLITFGMLFGFMALIVVILYATKRSSGTFTDYAVGGRSFSAWFIAMSYTNSWWPGATYTAFFGLSAGAGVLGLYALAYSLLGVTAMYLMAERAWVWGKRFDLRTQCDMLGMRFDSKAVRVIASLIGIICLFPWLVLGIQAMAVLFHFASFGTWSVGASLVAGVALIGVRQIWTVQMGMRGLVITDLVQGIVAYGGSALLCLGLLWFSREASYANLATLPSELLRLPGQGGQYGIWYVSSLILTGVIGSLCWPTSYQRIYTASGVGAVKKGTVQTMIVAGGFYALLTLVALAASGLDVVSAKPQDGWFTLLYHVGGEWMLGLAIVIVLAASMGWVDGCVQVCGAQIANDIVQVVSPRTDRQMTIIAKASMAVFMLGASVVAFLTYDFPRLQLLAQMSYQGIVQLAVPLFLGMFWRGGNRIGALLSMGCGFTLAAVLTWFYPDDMPGLGSLTSGVLALGVNLLLYLGCHVCFGQSEQERERVRRLFDAGRAKADAPAGLPTARPVRA, encoded by the coding sequence ATGAACGGATCCACCCTGATCACCTTCGGCATGCTGTTCGGATTCATGGCGTTGATCGTCGTGATCCTCTATGCCACCAAGCGCAGCAGCGGCACCTTCACCGACTACGCGGTGGGCGGCCGGTCCTTTTCCGCCTGGTTCATCGCCATGTCGTACACCAACTCATGGTGGCCCGGCGCCACCTACACGGCCTTCTTCGGCCTGAGCGCCGGCGCGGGCGTGCTGGGCCTTTATGCGCTGGCCTACTCGCTGCTGGGCGTGACCGCCATGTACCTGATGGCGGAACGGGCCTGGGTCTGGGGCAAGCGCTTCGACCTGCGCACCCAGTGCGACATGCTGGGCATGCGCTTCGATTCGAAGGCGGTGCGCGTGATCGCCAGCCTGATCGGCATCATCTGCCTGTTTCCCTGGCTGGTCCTGGGCATCCAGGCCATGGCTGTGCTGTTCCATTTCGCCAGCTTCGGCACCTGGAGCGTGGGCGCCAGCCTGGTCGCGGGCGTGGCCCTGATCGGCGTACGACAGATCTGGACGGTGCAGATGGGCATGCGCGGCCTGGTCATCACCGACCTGGTCCAGGGCATCGTGGCCTATGGCGGCAGCGCGCTGCTGTGCCTGGGCCTGCTCTGGTTCAGCCGCGAGGCGTCCTACGCGAATCTGGCGACGCTGCCGTCCGAGCTGCTGCGCCTGCCGGGGCAGGGCGGCCAGTACGGCATCTGGTACGTGTCCAGCCTGATCCTGACGGGCGTTATCGGCTCGCTGTGCTGGCCGACCAGCTACCAGCGCATCTACACCGCCAGCGGCGTGGGCGCGGTGAAGAAGGGCACGGTGCAGACCATGATCGTGGCCGGCGGCTTCTACGCGCTGCTGACGCTGGTGGCGCTGGCCGCCAGCGGCCTGGACGTGGTCAGCGCCAAGCCGCAGGACGGCTGGTTCACGCTGCTGTACCACGTGGGCGGCGAATGGATGCTGGGCCTGGCCATCGTCATCGTGCTGGCCGCCAGCATGGGCTGGGTGGACGGCTGCGTGCAGGTCTGCGGGGCGCAGATCGCCAACGACATCGTGCAGGTGGTGTCGCCGCGCACGGACCGGCAGATGACCATCATCGCCAAGGCCTCGATGGCGGTGTTCATGCTGGGGGCCTCGGTGGTGGCCTTCCTGACCTACGATTTCCCACGGCTGCAACTGCTGGCGCAGATGTCCTACCAGGGCATCGTGCAGCTGGCGGTGCCGCTGTTCCTGGGCATGTTCTGGCGCGGCGGCAACCGCATCGGCGCCTTGCTGTCGATGGGCTGCGGCTTCACGCTGGCGGCGGTGCTGACCTGGTTCTATCCCGACGACATGCCGGGGTTGGGCAGCCTGACCTCGGGCGTGCTGGCGCTGGGCGTCAACCTGTTGCTGTACCTGGGCTGCCATGTCTGCTTCGGCCAATCGGAGCAGGAACGCGAGCGGGTCCGGCGTCTGTTCGACGCGGGGCGCGCCAAGGCAGACGCGCCGGCGGGGCTGCCAACGGCGCGTCCGGTCCGGGCCTGA
- a CDS encoding N,N-dimethylformamidase beta subunit family domain-containing protein, which translates to MNSSITGYSDKISVAGGETIAFKVSARPARPYEARLVRIIHGDMNPAGPGYKEAHVPSSIEGRHDGREQRIHCGSWACVDGNRHFARLRSMTLQAIVWPTRPGGRAQTIMSLWNPDAGQGVRLDINARGELEAVLAQGGRTETVASGKPMLAREWYSVALSIDAEEGVLTLHQVPHRVYARVDDRARVQRRQSAPALDGQTLLAFAATPAPAGGRIIGTALMNGKIDRPRLSARALDEAEIRALEDPSFQGMRTAGVVGVWDFSRRMESESIEDVSGNQLHGRTLNLPVRAMKGANWTGEEMNWRHAPRQYGAMHFHDDSVHDAGWETDFSLTVPASLRSGLYAAHLRCGDDEEFIPFVVRATPGQTGNRIAYLVPTASYMAYANEHMPTDAPLAQLLTDQVAVLRKNDVFLSEHREYGNSCYDVHSDGAGVCYTSRLRPILNMRPKYRSWLGGRGSALWQFNADTHVTDWLEAQGYGYDCLSDEDLHYQGEAALGDYDVLVTSSHSEYWSKEMWDAVDAFRGRGGRIISMGGNTWYWRVAFNPSVPGVMEVRRNEDGTRAWAAEPGEYYHSFTGEYGGLWRRQGRPPQMIAGNGFIAQGFDDSSYYLRQEGSFDPRARFIFEGIADDERIGDFGLVGNGAAGLELDHVDRLLGSPPNTLVLASSTGHSDIYQVVAEEILINYPGTGGTVSPLVKADLVFYETAAGGAVFSTGSIAWAGSLSHNGYDNNVSRIMRNVLNRFLDPEPF; encoded by the coding sequence ATGAACAGCAGCATTACCGGCTATAGCGACAAGATCAGCGTGGCGGGCGGCGAGACGATCGCCTTCAAGGTGAGCGCGCGGCCCGCCCGGCCGTATGAGGCGCGGCTCGTGCGTATCATCCACGGCGACATGAATCCGGCGGGGCCCGGCTACAAGGAAGCGCACGTGCCCAGCAGCATCGAGGGGCGCCATGATGGACGGGAGCAGCGGATCCACTGCGGCTCCTGGGCCTGTGTCGACGGCAACCGTCACTTCGCGCGGCTGCGTTCGATGACGCTGCAGGCCATCGTCTGGCCGACGCGGCCGGGCGGTCGGGCGCAGACCATCATGAGTCTGTGGAATCCCGACGCCGGCCAGGGCGTGCGGCTGGATATCAATGCCCGGGGCGAGCTGGAGGCGGTGCTGGCGCAAGGCGGGCGGACCGAGACCGTGGCCAGCGGCAAGCCCATGCTGGCGCGCGAGTGGTATTCGGTGGCCTTGTCGATCGACGCGGAAGAAGGCGTGCTCACCTTGCATCAGGTGCCGCACCGCGTCTACGCCCGCGTCGACGACCGCGCCCGCGTGCAGCGGCGGCAATCGGCGCCGGCGCTGGACGGGCAGACCCTGCTGGCCTTCGCCGCGACGCCCGCGCCGGCAGGCGGCCGCATCATCGGAACGGCGCTGATGAACGGCAAGATCGACCGTCCCCGGCTGAGCGCCCGCGCGCTGGACGAGGCAGAGATCCGCGCGCTGGAAGATCCGTCGTTCCAGGGCATGCGCACGGCCGGCGTGGTGGGGGTGTGGGATTTCTCGCGCCGGATGGAATCCGAGTCGATCGAGGACGTCAGCGGCAACCAGCTGCACGGCCGCACGCTCAACCTGCCAGTGCGCGCGATGAAGGGCGCCAACTGGACCGGCGAGGAAATGAACTGGCGCCACGCTCCCCGGCAGTACGGGGCGATGCACTTTCACGACGACAGCGTCCACGACGCCGGCTGGGAGACCGATTTCTCGCTGACCGTGCCGGCATCGCTGCGGTCCGGCCTGTACGCGGCCCATCTGCGCTGCGGGGACGACGAGGAGTTCATCCCCTTCGTGGTCCGCGCCACGCCGGGCCAGACCGGCAACCGCATCGCCTACCTGGTGCCCACCGCCAGCTACATGGCCTATGCCAACGAGCACATGCCCACCGACGCGCCGCTGGCGCAGCTGTTGACCGACCAGGTGGCGGTGCTGCGCAAGAACGACGTGTTCCTCAGCGAGCACCGCGAATACGGCAACTCCTGTTACGACGTGCACAGCGACGGCGCGGGCGTTTGCTACACCTCGCGGCTGCGGCCCATCCTGAACATGCGGCCGAAGTACCGCTCCTGGCTGGGCGGACGCGGTTCCGCGCTGTGGCAATTCAACGCCGACACGCATGTCACGGACTGGCTGGAGGCGCAGGGTTACGGCTACGACTGCCTGTCGGACGAAGACCTGCATTACCAGGGCGAGGCGGCGCTGGGCGATTACGACGTGCTGGTCACCAGCAGCCATTCCGAGTACTGGTCCAAGGAAATGTGGGACGCGGTGGACGCATTTCGCGGTCGGGGCGGGCGCATCATCTCGATGGGCGGCAACACCTGGTACTGGCGCGTGGCCTTCAATCCCTCGGTGCCGGGCGTGATGGAGGTGCGCCGCAACGAGGACGGCACCCGCGCCTGGGCGGCCGAACCGGGCGAGTACTACCACAGCTTCACCGGCGAGTACGGCGGTCTCTGGCGGCGCCAGGGACGGCCGCCGCAGATGATCGCCGGCAACGGCTTCATCGCCCAGGGCTTCGATGATTCCTCGTACTACCTGCGCCAGGAAGGCAGCTTCGATCCGCGCGCCCGCTTCATCTTCGAGGGCATCGCGGACGACGAGCGCATCGGCGACTTCGGGCTGGTCGGCAACGGCGCGGCCGGGCTGGAGCTGGATCATGTCGATCGCCTGCTGGGCAGCCCGCCGAACACGCTGGTGCTGGCGTCCTCGACCGGCCATTCCGACATCTATCAGGTGGTGGCCGAGGAAATCCTCATCAACTACCCGGGCACCGGCGGCACCGTCAGCCCGCTGGTGAAGGCGGACCTGGTCTTCTACGAGACGGCGGCCGGCGGGGCGGTGTTCTCGACCGGGTCCATCGCCTGGGCCGGCAGCCTGTCGCACAACGGCTACGACAACAACGTGTCCCGGATCATGCGCAACGTCCTGAACCGCTTCCTGGACCCCGAGCCCTTCTAG
- a CDS encoding phosphotransferase enzyme family protein yields MAERNDAAYRRYIDQLSDLARSALPLYGVDTRADIGLLSHSENTVFRIEDRRAGFKAAMRIHRPNYQTRNAIQTELDWMRALNEAGIGTPQALPALDGTVLQRVTRKPAGTRYVALFRWIDGGFPDPDKLDASQRHLGWLSARMHAQSRAWRRPGHFERMVWDHAGTVGPAAHWGQWERAPGLTPAQRETLRLTERLLGQRLDAFGTGPERFGLIHADLRSANLLVDGERTHVIDFDDCGLGWFLHDMASTLSFIEHRADRDRLMDAWAEGYCQAGSLSQAERDEFPTFLMQRRLQLLAWMGSHSETDLARSLGGAWVAATAELGADYIRKMA; encoded by the coding sequence ATGGCAGAACGCAACGACGCCGCCTACCGGCGATACATCGATCAGCTGTCCGACCTGGCGCGCAGCGCGCTGCCGTTATACGGCGTGGACACGCGCGCCGACATCGGCCTGCTCAGCCATTCCGAGAACACGGTGTTCCGGATCGAGGACCGGCGCGCCGGGTTCAAGGCCGCGATGCGGATTCACCGTCCGAATTACCAGACGCGCAACGCCATCCAGACCGAGCTGGACTGGATGCGCGCGCTGAACGAGGCCGGCATCGGCACGCCGCAAGCCTTGCCCGCGCTGGACGGCACGGTGCTGCAGCGCGTCACGCGCAAGCCGGCGGGCACGCGTTATGTAGCGCTGTTCCGCTGGATCGACGGCGGTTTTCCCGATCCGGACAAGCTGGACGCCTCGCAGCGCCACCTGGGCTGGCTCAGCGCCCGCATGCACGCGCAGTCGCGCGCCTGGCGGCGTCCCGGCCATTTCGAGCGCATGGTCTGGGACCACGCCGGCACGGTGGGCCCGGCCGCGCATTGGGGACAGTGGGAACGCGCGCCGGGCCTGACGCCGGCACAGCGCGAGACCCTGCGCCTCACCGAGCGATTGCTGGGTCAACGGCTCGATGCCTTCGGCACAGGGCCGGAGCGCTTCGGCCTGATCCATGCCGACCTGCGCAGCGCCAATCTGCTGGTGGATGGCGAGCGCACCCATGTTATCGATTTCGATGATTGCGGCCTGGGCTGGTTTCTGCATGATATGGCTTCGACGCTCAGCTTCATCGAGCACCGCGCCGACCGGGACCGGCTGATGGATGCCTGGGCCGAGGGCTACTGCCAGGCCGGCAGCCTGTCCCAGGCGGAGCGGGATGAGTTTCCGACGTTCCTGATGCAGCGTCGCCTGCAATTGCTGGCCTGGATGGGCTCGCACAGCGAGACCGATCTGGCCCGCAGCCTGGGCGGCGCCTGGGTCGCGGCGACCGCGGAATTGGGGGCGGACTACATCCGGAAGATGGCTTGA
- a CDS encoding AraC family transcriptional regulator gives MAHVHSTVGVDSSRQLLKWQQIMGDVYYRVDIVGDRKHGIRGKLAEQALGGVSLTRFDSDRQRVLRTRAHIASDGEDSYVLVFPETGPLYFEHQGRNGYVQAGGYVMVRSSEYYELSCADNFRNTTVRIPAQALESEYPRAWTHCARAPRGPGEFAGVVRGFAQSAWRLNDASRQRLGPALASEVARLVAILLRGEEEEGDEAGAAEGGRRGTDWLYREIVSRIRGCDAETPLNAAQVAQQLRISPGYVHRILARHATSFGEQLREAHLQQAYEMLADARLNHLTIKEVMYRAGFSNFSHFCYAFRQRFGCTAGELRQRGAAPAVS, from the coding sequence ATGGCTCACGTGCACAGCACGGTAGGCGTGGATTCGTCGCGCCAATTGCTGAAGTGGCAGCAGATCATGGGCGACGTGTACTACCGCGTCGATATCGTGGGAGACCGCAAGCACGGCATCCGCGGCAAGCTGGCCGAACAGGCGCTGGGCGGGGTCAGCCTGACGCGCTTCGACTCCGACCGGCAGCGCGTGCTGCGGACGCGGGCCCATATCGCCAGCGATGGCGAAGACAGCTATGTGCTGGTCTTTCCCGAGACCGGGCCGCTGTACTTCGAGCACCAGGGGCGCAACGGCTATGTGCAGGCCGGCGGCTATGTCATGGTGCGCAGCAGCGAATACTACGAGCTGTCCTGCGCCGACAATTTTCGCAACACCACCGTCCGCATCCCGGCCCAGGCGCTGGAAAGCGAGTATCCGCGCGCCTGGACGCATTGCGCCCGGGCGCCGCGCGGCCCCGGCGAATTCGCCGGCGTGGTCCGTGGCTTCGCGCAGTCGGCGTGGCGGCTGAACGACGCGTCGCGCCAGCGGCTCGGGCCGGCGCTGGCCTCCGAGGTGGCGCGGCTGGTGGCGATCCTTCTGCGCGGCGAGGAGGAGGAAGGCGACGAGGCCGGCGCGGCGGAAGGCGGCCGGCGCGGGACGGACTGGCTGTACCGGGAGATCGTCAGCCGGATCCGGGGCTGCGACGCAGAGACGCCGCTGAATGCCGCGCAGGTGGCGCAGCAGCTGCGCATCTCGCCGGGGTACGTGCACCGCATCCTGGCGCGGCACGCCACCAGTTTCGGCGAACAGCTGCGCGAGGCGCACTTGCAGCAGGCCTACGAGATGCTGGCCGACGCCCGCCTGAACCACCTGACGATCAAGGAAGTGATGTACCGCGCCGGATTCAGCAATTTCTCCCACTTCTGTTATGCGTTCAGGCAGCGCTTCGGCTGTACCGCCGGCGAACTGCGCCAGCGCGGGGCCGCGCCCGCCGTCTCCTGA
- the fabG gene encoding 3-oxoacyl-ACP reductase FabG translates to MFASIQGKVAVVTGASRGIGKGIAEVLAEQGVRVAVMARSRDAAQACADALVAAGGQARGYAADVGDRTSMDAAARAVARDHGGIDIVCANAGIFPSASLEEIDGPAWDLVLNTNARGALYTVQACLPWLKQAEAGRVILTSSITGPVTGYPGWAHYAASKAAQLGFMRTAALELAHHGITINAVLPGNVLTEGLNEMGPDYLEQMTRSVPLRRLGSVRDIGWAALFLASREAGFITGQTLVIDGGQTLPESMAAL, encoded by the coding sequence ATGTTTGCTTCCATCCAAGGAAAAGTCGCCGTGGTGACCGGCGCCAGCCGGGGCATCGGCAAGGGCATCGCCGAAGTCCTGGCCGAACAGGGCGTCCGCGTGGCCGTGATGGCGCGCTCGCGCGACGCGGCCCAGGCCTGCGCCGACGCACTGGTCGCCGCCGGCGGCCAGGCGCGTGGCTATGCCGCGGACGTCGGCGACCGCACCTCGATGGACGCCGCCGCGCGCGCCGTGGCGCGGGACCATGGCGGCATCGACATCGTCTGCGCCAACGCCGGCATCTTCCCCAGCGCGTCGCTGGAAGAGATCGACGGGCCGGCCTGGGACCTGGTGCTGAACACCAATGCGCGCGGCGCGCTCTACACCGTGCAGGCCTGTCTGCCCTGGCTGAAGCAGGCCGAGGCAGGCCGCGTGATCCTGACCTCGTCGATCACCGGCCCCGTCACCGGCTATCCGGGCTGGGCGCACTACGCGGCCAGCAAGGCGGCGCAGCTGGGTTTCATGCGCACCGCCGCGCTGGAACTGGCGCACCACGGCATCACGATCAATGCGGTCCTGCCCGGCAACGTGCTCACCGAGGGGCTGAACGAGATGGGCCCGGACTACCTGGAACAGATGACGCGCTCGGTGCCGCTGCGGCGTCTGGGCAGCGTGCGCGACATCGGCTGGGCGGCGCTGTTCCTGGCCTCGCGCGAGGCCGGCTTCATCACCGGGCAGACGCTGGTGATCGATGGCGGCCAGACCCTGCCCGAAAGCATGGCGGCGCTGTAG
- a CDS encoding APC family permease, with the protein MPPTLDPASADAEHDVSKYGYVQELDRSMNVWQLTAFGLNYMVPIAPAIIFGILLKLSGGTVALPYLLAGVAMLFTAFSYAVMVRNFPLAGSVYNYVGRGCNPYFGFLSGWVLTLDYILIPTVTASSSAYFAQQYLPGVPYWVLLGVFSVGTGMVNLFGVQLMSRLGLGLLVFGELVVWSSIVVWGRAVAVDGAGVGTLLSTQPFQFDSVSSLAAATSLAIFSFLGFDAITTLAEETRRPKRDIPRAIYWCVGIGTLTMFACGYVAMLAIPDWRQHIGDEAWLNTTLFQVSRATGGEAFSVFFTVGYLTALGVFNVVATAAGARLLFGMGRDELLPRAVFARVNRRWRTPHWSILLICAIEFALGNFANMETLSNLVNYGAMFAFAALNISVVWLYYVRGGGELADGSRLRPRGEQHLRDLLLPAVGLAIILYVWAHMDTLAQILGTVWLAAGIAYLLAKTRVFQRLPPALDL; encoded by the coding sequence ATGCCGCCCACCCTGGATCCGGCGTCCGCCGACGCCGAGCACGATGTCTCGAAGTACGGTTATGTGCAGGAGCTGGACCGCAGCATGAACGTCTGGCAGCTCACCGCGTTCGGCCTGAACTACATGGTGCCGATCGCGCCGGCGATCATCTTCGGCATCCTGCTCAAGCTGTCCGGCGGCACCGTCGCCCTGCCCTACCTGCTGGCCGGCGTGGCCATGCTGTTCACCGCCTTCAGCTATGCGGTGATGGTGCGCAATTTCCCGCTGGCCGGCTCGGTCTACAACTACGTCGGCCGGGGCTGCAATCCGTACTTCGGCTTCCTGTCCGGCTGGGTGCTGACGCTGGACTACATCCTCATCCCCACCGTCACCGCGTCCAGCTCCGCCTATTTCGCGCAGCAGTATCTGCCTGGGGTGCCCTACTGGGTGCTGCTGGGCGTGTTCTCCGTCGGCACCGGCATGGTCAACCTGTTCGGCGTGCAGCTCATGTCCCGGCTCGGACTGGGGCTGCTGGTGTTCGGCGAACTGGTGGTCTGGTCCTCCATCGTGGTGTGGGGCCGCGCGGTGGCCGTGGACGGCGCCGGCGTGGGCACGCTGCTGAGCACGCAACCGTTCCAGTTCGACAGCGTCTCCAGCCTGGCGGCCGCCACCTCGCTGGCCATCTTCAGCTTCCTGGGCTTTGACGCCATCACCACGCTGGCCGAGGAAACCCGCCGGCCCAAGCGCGACATTCCCCGCGCCATCTACTGGTGCGTGGGCATCGGCACGCTGACGATGTTCGCCTGCGGTTACGTGGCCATGCTGGCCATCCCCGACTGGCGCCAGCACATCGGCGACGAGGCCTGGCTCAACACCACGCTGTTCCAGGTGTCGCGCGCCACTGGCGGCGAAGCCTTCAGCGTGTTCTTCACGGTCGGCTACCTGACCGCGCTGGGCGTGTTCAACGTGGTCGCCACCGCCGCCGGCGCCCGCCTGCTGTTCGGCATGGGCCGGGACGAGCTGCTGCCGCGCGCGGTCTTCGCCCGCGTCAACCGGCGCTGGCGCACGCCGCACTGGAGCATCCTGCTGATCTGCGCCATCGAGTTCGCGCTCGGCAACTTCGCCAACATGGAAACGCTGTCCAACCTGGTCAACTACGGCGCGATGTTCGCCTTCGCCGCGCTCAACATCTCGGTCGTCTGGCTGTACTACGTGCGCGGCGGCGGCGAGCTGGCCGACGGCAGCCGCCTCCGGCCTCGCGGCGAGCAGCACCTGCGCGACCTGCTGCTGCCCGCCGTCGGGCTGGCCATCATCCTCTACGTGTGGGCGCACATGGACACGCTGGCCCAGATCCTCGGCACCGTCTGGCTGGCCGCCGGCATCGCCTACCTGCTGGCCAAGACGCGCGTCTTCCAGCGGCTGCCTCCGGCGCTCGACCTGTGA